In Blattabacterium cuenoti, the following proteins share a genomic window:
- the mdh gene encoding malate dehydrogenase → MKVTIIGAGNVGASCASLLAQKNIVRKIVLLDIREKLSEGKSLDISQMLPMTESNTKVIGTTNDYSKSKNSEIIIITSGIPRKPGMSRDDLIQTNAEIIRSVTKKSIFFSPKAKFIIVSNPLDVMAYVSYMTAKIDSSRVIGMAGILDSTRYRFFLSKRLNISPIDIQSLLLGGHGDTMVPLYRYTSVSGIPIKEFLSEEENDAIVEKTKKGGEEIVDLLGTSAWMAPSASVIKIAESILKDSKRIFPCSVFLRGQYGLKNIYLGVPSIIGKSGIEKIIELQLNRKENDLLIKSADHVKNMINKLKKFND, encoded by the coding sequence ATGAAAGTAACTATTATTGGAGCGGGGAATGTAGGAGCTTCTTGCGCTAGTTTATTAGCTCAAAAAAATATAGTCCGAAAAATTGTTTTGTTAGATATTAGAGAAAAACTTTCAGAAGGAAAAAGCTTAGATATATCTCAAATGCTTCCTATGACGGAATCAAATACTAAAGTTATTGGAACAACTAATGATTATTCTAAATCAAAAAATTCAGAAATTATCATTATTACTTCTGGAATTCCTAGAAAACCTGGAATGAGTAGAGACGATCTTATTCAGACTAACGCAGAAATTATCCGTTCTGTAACTAAAAAATCTATTTTTTTCTCTCCAAAAGCTAAATTCATTATAGTATCTAATCCATTAGATGTTATGGCGTATGTAAGTTATATGACGGCAAAGATAGATTCTTCCCGTGTCATTGGTATGGCTGGAATATTGGATTCTACCAGATATCGTTTTTTTTTATCAAAAAGACTAAATATTTCTCCTATTGATATACAATCTTTATTGTTAGGAGGACATGGGGATACAATGGTTCCTTTATATAGATATACATCTGTATCAGGTATTCCTATTAAAGAATTTTTATCAGAAGAAGAAAATGATGCAATTGTTGAAAAAACAAAAAAAGGAGGAGAAGAAATAGTTGATTTGTTAGGAACATCTGCTTGGATGGCCCCCAGTGCATCTGTAATAAAAATAGCGGAGTCTATTTTAAAGGATTCTAAGCGAATTTTTCCATGTTCTGTTTTTTTAAGAGGACAATATGGATTAAAAAATATATATTTGGGAGTTCCATCTATTATAGGAAAATCTGGAATAGAAAAAATTATAGAATTGCAATTAAATCGTAAAGAAAATGATCTTTTAATAAAATCTGCAGATCATGTAAAAAACATGATCAATAAACTTAAAAAGTTTAATGATTAA